The following are encoded together in the Deltaproteobacteria bacterium genome:
- a CDS encoding 3-oxoacid CoA-transferase subunit B, whose amino-acid sequence MTAGMNERDMAKRAAMEVKDGFFVNLGIGIPTHVLEFIPTNETVFFHTENGLMGMAGFAVAGEKHPDLVDAAKQPVTCIPGASFFPSDISFAMIRGGHLDLAIMGAYQVSEKGDLANWTAPGMVPSIGGAMDIAVGVKRIIVMMTHTTKDGKSKIVKELTYPLTGKSCVSMIITNLCVMDVTENGLVLKELAPGITKDMVINSTDANLQFK is encoded by the coding sequence ATGACCGCTGGTATGAATGAAAGGGATATGGCAAAACGTGCTGCAATGGAAGTTAAAGACGGGTTTTTTGTTAATCTTGGTATTGGTATTCCAACCCATGTACTCGAATTTATACCAACAAATGAAACGGTATTTTTTCATACGGAGAATGGACTTATGGGCATGGCGGGTTTCGCAGTTGCCGGTGAAAAGCATCCCGACCTTGTCGATGCTGCAAAACAGCCTGTAACCTGTATACCCGGGGCAAGCTTTTTCCCAAGCGACATCTCGTTTGCCATGATAAGGGGTGGACATCTTGACCTTGCTATTATGGGAGCGTATCAGGTTTCAGAAAAAGGTGATCTTGCAAACTGGACAGCACCAGGCATGGTCCCAAGCATTGGCGGTGCAATGGACATTGCAGTCGGGGTAAAAAGGATCATCGTAATGATGACCCATACGACAAAGGATGGCAAGTCTAAGATTGTTAAAGAACTTACCTATCCTCTAACAGGGAAGTCTTGTGTATCTATGATAATTACGAATCTATGCGTGATGGATGTAACAGAAAACGGACTTGTTTTAAAAGAGCTTGCACCAGGTATAACAAAAGATATGGTGATCAACAGTACGGATGCAAATCTACAATTCAAATAA
- a CDS encoding 3-oxoacid CoA-transferase subunit A: MIEKTYKTSIDAIKDVNDGVTIMFGGFGLAGIPQNLIRALYEKGTKDLTVISNNPGSRLDENEYGLAMLFKAGRVKKFIGSYPTATRSFKELYERGLVELELVPQGTLAERIRAKGAGIGAFYVKTGADTLISKGKETRTINGEHYVMEYPLDADFAFVKAYKSDKYGNLVYRYTGSNFNPLMAMAAKVTIAEVEELVEPGNIEPDAVHTPCIFVHRIVKGEYYDRWYE, from the coding sequence ATGATTGAAAAAACCTATAAAACCTCTATTGATGCTATAAAGGATGTAAATGACGGCGTAACAATCATGTTTGGAGGCTTTGGTCTTGCAGGGATACCTCAGAACCTTATAAGGGCGCTGTACGAGAAAGGTACAAAAGATTTGACAGTTATAAGCAACAATCCAGGCTCAAGACTTGACGAGAATGAGTACGGGCTTGCAATGCTATTTAAAGCAGGCAGGGTTAAAAAGTTTATCGGTTCATACCCGACGGCAACAAGGTCTTTTAAAGAACTTTATGAGAGAGGGCTCGTAGAACTTGAGCTTGTTCCGCAAGGTACGCTTGCCGAAAGGATAAGGGCAAAAGGTGCAGGGATTGGCGCATTCTATGTTAAAACGGGTGCAGATACGCTCATTTCAAAGGGCAAAGAAACACGAACAATCAATGGAGAACATTATGTAATGGAGTATCCTCTTGATGCCGATTTTGCCTTTGTTAAAGCATACAAGAGCGATAAGTACGGCAACCTTGTTTATAGGTACACAGGTTCAAACTTTAATCCTCTGATGGCAATGGCAGCTAAGGTGACAATTGCAGAGGTTGAGGAGCTTGTTGAGCCGGGAAACATTGAACCGGATGCTGTACATACACCCTGCATATTTGTTCATAGAATAGTAAAAGGAGAGTACTATGACCGCTGGTATGAATGA
- a CDS encoding Zn-ribbon domain-containing OB-fold protein gives MNKNEFLKWARRNANRIGVKPASIIKTFEKDMLDNKDINAPFEIPDTMRITMRYSYGGHSRFFREILEHKRLMGTKCNVCGKVFCPPRTQCPHCYEGTEWLELKGTGKILSYTTVYFGTSSYIKQVPYIVAYIRLDGVDTAILSNVEVKDIKSVKVGMRVKVMFRKQRDGRMTDFYFKEDI, from the coding sequence ATGAATAAGAATGAATTTTTAAAATGGGCAAGACGCAATGCAAATCGTATCGGTGTAAAGCCTGCGTCTATTATAAAGACATTTGAAAAAGATATGTTAGACAATAAAGATATAAATGCACCTTTTGAAATACCCGATACAATGCGGATAACAATGAGATATTCATATGGCGGACACTCAAGATTTTTCAGGGAAATTCTTGAGCATAAAAGGCTTATGGGAACGAAGTGTAATGTGTGCGGCAAGGTATTTTGTCCACCACGTACACAGTGTCCTCATTGTTATGAAGGGACAGAATGGCTCGAATTAAAAGGCACCGGGAAGATATTGAGTTATACAACCGTTTATTTTGGGACATCAAGTTATATAAAACAGGTGCCTTATATTGTTGCGTATATAAGGCTCGATGGTGTTGATACTGCAATCCTGTCAAACGTTGAGGTAAAGGATATAAAAAGCGTTAAAGTCGGGATGCGGGTAAAGGTAATGTTTAGAAAACAGAGGGATGGAAGAATGACCGACTTTTATTTTAAAGAGGATATATGA
- a CDS encoding thiolase family protein, with the protein MRRVGVVGIGTTQFRSRWIEKTYFELAYDAVKMAIDDAGITKDDIDCVVYGIYNDFFERQFQPDLFVHDYIGMAPKPAIRVSTGGATGGSAISAGFAQIASGLYDVCLVVGVEKSADCFDYESDRSSPEVLKAISYTADMTYEQPTGRTAAGSFALTTIAHLEKYGSPTELQMAKVSVKNHKNAMLNPVAQSPIELSIDDVMNSPMIAYPFKRYDNCLYSEGSAVLILAAEGVAEKFKKAPVWIKGIGAALDWAVIGNRKDLYSFESSRIAVKKAYDMAGIKNPVEDIDLAELHDAFTGTEIIAYEDCGFCEEGKGGRLIDEGIVQKDGKLPVNVSGGLIGCGHAVGATGIMQTNEIVLHLRDEAGNRQVKNAKKGLVQSIGGPGAAWTVCLVLERDNL; encoded by the coding sequence ATGAGAAGGGTTGGTGTTGTTGGTATAGGCACTACACAGTTCAGATCAAGGTGGATTGAAAAAACATATTTTGAGCTGGCTTATGATGCAGTAAAAATGGCTATTGATGATGCCGGTATTACAAAGGATGACATAGATTGTGTTGTTTATGGGATTTATAATGACTTTTTTGAAAGGCAGTTCCAGCCCGATCTGTTCGTTCATGATTACATAGGTATGGCACCAAAGCCGGCAATTAGGGTTTCAACTGGCGGTGCAACAGGCGGAAGTGCAATAAGTGCCGGATTTGCACAGATTGCATCAGGACTTTACGATGTTTGTCTTGTTGTAGGGGTTGAGAAGTCGGCAGATTGTTTTGATTATGAATCGGACAGGTCAAGTCCTGAGGTGTTAAAGGCGATTTCGTATACAGCAGATATGACTTATGAGCAGCCAACAGGCAGAACAGCGGCGGGTTCATTCGCACTGACGACTATTGCACATCTTGAAAAATATGGCAGTCCAACAGAACTCCAGATGGCAAAGGTATCTGTAAAGAATCATAAAAATGCAATGCTTAATCCTGTAGCCCAGAGTCCTATTGAGCTCAGCATAGATGATGTAATGAATTCGCCTATGATCGCATATCCATTTAAAAGATACGACAATTGTCTTTATTCAGAAGGCTCTGCAGTACTTATCCTTGCAGCAGAAGGTGTTGCAGAAAAATTTAAAAAAGCACCTGTCTGGATCAAGGGTATTGGTGCTGCTCTTGATTGGGCTGTTATTGGCAATAGAAAAGACCTGTACAGCTTTGAATCAAGCAGGATTGCCGTAAAAAAAGCTTATGACATGGCTGGCATAAAAAATCCCGTTGAAGATATTGATCTTGCAGAATTGCACGATGCATTTACAGGTACAGAGATCATTGCCTATGAAGATTGCGGGTTTTGCGAGGAAGGCAAAGGCGGCAGACTTATTGATGAAGGCATTGTACAAAAGGATGGCAAATTACCTGTTAATGTAAGTGGTGGACTTATTGGATGCGGTCATGCTGTTGGTGCTACAGGTATCATGCAGACAAATGAGATCGTATTACATCTCAGGGATGAGGCAGGGAATAGACAGGTTAAAAATGCAAAAAAAGGACTGGTACAGAGCATTGGAGGACCCGGTGCCGCATGGACCGTGTGTCTGGTACTTGAGAGGGACAATCTATGA
- a CDS encoding acyl-CoA dehydrogenase family protein has protein sequence MTDIFLTDSQIKLRNDVHDYMTNEVLPHVQKIDEDDVIPQQLIKKLLANPLRLTALSVPKAYDGMNQSTLETCIVAEEVGYICPALIPLVEVAQLFTYGLLYGGNDRQKDYFLPKLAKGMVGCYSLTDDGPGSDPAGMKTTAAKTHGGFLLNGKKRLVTFADISEFYILFAKTSPEKGGRGISGFVIEGKPDGLVFESHVETMGLKGHRAFNIVLENLFVPENNIIGNKDEGLKLALEILNTTRISLAAGYTGLARASYDAAAGFAKQRIVGNKPIIENQAISFPLADLLAEIDASRMLTYRAAMMHDNGIKHRKETSLAKFYSAQTLIKSVELANRVLGAYGATSDYPVERYLRDAFSWISAQGTNEIQKLIVSREL, from the coding sequence ATGACCGATATCTTTTTAACGGACTCGCAGATTAAGTTACGCAATGATGTGCACGATTATATGACTAATGAAGTTCTTCCGCATGTACAAAAGATTGATGAGGATGATGTCATTCCTCAGCAGCTCATAAAAAAACTTCTTGCAAATCCATTAAGACTTACAGCCCTTTCTGTACCAAAGGCTTACGACGGTATGAATCAAAGTACACTGGAAACATGTATTGTTGCAGAAGAGGTCGGGTATATATGCCCTGCATTGATACCGCTTGTTGAAGTTGCACAGCTTTTTACGTATGGACTTTTATACGGCGGCAATGATAGACAAAAAGATTATTTTTTACCTAAACTGGCAAAAGGCATGGTTGGCTGCTACTCGCTTACGGATGATGGCCCCGGCTCTGATCCGGCGGGTATGAAGACTACAGCTGCGAAAACACATGGCGGATTTTTGCTTAATGGCAAAAAAAGGCTCGTTACATTTGCAGACATATCGGAGTTTTATATTCTGTTTGCAAAAACATCGCCCGAGAAAGGCGGCAGGGGTATATCAGGGTTTGTTATTGAGGGAAAGCCGGACGGACTTGTTTTTGAAAGCCACGTTGAAACGATGGGACTAAAAGGGCACAGGGCTTTTAATATTGTACTTGAAAATCTTTTTGTTCCTGAAAATAATATTATTGGAAATAAGGACGAAGGCTTAAAACTCGCTCTTGAGATACTTAATACAACGAGGATAAGCCTTGCAGCAGGTTATACCGGACTTGCAAGGGCATCGTACGATGCAGCAGCCGGATTTGCTAAACAGAGAATTGTGGGTAACAAGCCAATCATCGAAAATCAGGCAATATCATTCCCATTAGCAGATCTCCTCGCGGAAATTGATGCGTCCAGGATGCTTACGTACCGTGCCGCTATGATGCATGATAATGGCATCAAACATAGAAAAGAAACATCGCTTGCAAAGTTTTATTCAGCTCAGACGCTTATAAAATCTGTGGAACTTGCGAATCGGGTACTCGGTGCTTATGGCGCTACCTCTGATTATCCTGTTGAAAGGTATTTGAGGGATGCGTTTTCATGGATCTCTGCACAGGGCACGAATGAGATTCAAAAGCTTATTGTATCGAGGGAGCTATAA
- a CDS encoding AAA family ATPase, with protein sequence MNYLEFYKLKEEPFSSAPDIKFYYNSAQHSKALVRLMYTVDSMKGLAILIGDIGTGKTTLARRMLDSLPEEEYESALLVIIHSGITADWLLKKISMQLGVSAPSDNKITLLSQLYERLSQLYEQKRKAVVLIDEAQMLKNKEMMEEFRGLLNLEASDRKLITFVFFGLPEIEENLKLDEPLSQRVALRYKLESFNYESTEAYIKHRLSLAGSKDSIFADDTVVKIHTYSQGIPRMINIISSNALFEGFLLKAKQIDSKIIDAVASDLGLNKGEKDKKFTAEDIKEQIDYAEKPKITEQQGQSKARIDKPQPSEPPPSAKAAPSGPKTEKPEEVDEIDSILSKLEKG encoded by the coding sequence ATGAATTATTTAGAATTTTACAAGTTAAAAGAAGAACCTTTTTCAAGTGCTCCAGATATTAAGTTTTATTATAATAGTGCACAGCATTCAAAAGCACTTGTGAGGCTTATGTATACGGTTGATAGCATGAAAGGGCTTGCTATTCTTATAGGAGATATCGGTACTGGTAAAACGACTCTTGCAAGACGTATGTTGGACAGCCTTCCGGAAGAGGAGTATGAATCTGCGCTGCTTGTTATTATTCATTCAGGAATAACGGCAGACTGGTTACTAAAAAAAATCTCGATGCAGCTCGGAGTTTCAGCTCCTTCCGATAATAAGATTACATTATTGTCCCAGCTTTACGAAAGATTGTCGCAGCTATACGAACAGAAAAGAAAAGCCGTTGTTCTAATTGATGAAGCACAGATGCTGAAAAATAAAGAGATGATGGAGGAATTCAGGGGATTATTGAATCTTGAGGCGTCCGATAGAAAACTCATAACCTTTGTTTTTTTTGGATTACCCGAGATAGAGGAAAATCTTAAACTCGATGAACCCCTTTCCCAGCGGGTTGCACTGAGATACAAATTGGAATCATTTAATTATGAGTCTACAGAGGCATACATAAAACACAGGCTATCACTTGCAGGCTCAAAGGATTCCATATTCGCAGACGATACTGTGGTAAAAATACATACATACTCACAGGGCATACCGAGGATGATAAACATTATTTCATCGAATGCTTTATTCGAGGGTTTTTTGCTAAAAGCCAAACAAATCGATAGTAAAATTATTGATGCTGTCGCATCAGACCTTGGTTTAAATAAGGGAGAAAAGGATAAAAAGTTTACAGCTGAAGATATTAAGGAGCAGATTGATTACGCAGAGAAACCTAAAATCACAGAGCAGCAGGGACAGTCTAAAGCAAGGATAGACAAGCCTCAGCCTTCCGAACCTCCGCCATCCGCTAAAGCTGCACCATCTGGACCAAAAACAGAAAAACCTGAAGAAGTGGACGAAATAGACTCCATACTTAGTAAACTTGAAAAAGGTTGA